The following are encoded in a window of Ictalurus punctatus breed USDA103 chromosome 13, Coco_2.0, whole genome shotgun sequence genomic DNA:
- the LOC108274126 gene encoding calcium-binding and coiled-coil domain-containing protein 2 has translation MHGFFSINTHTPTHRSVRKSRAESPQGSGCVFFPPKLKMSESAEDMESSRYSQVVFVDIPRSYPLHADVICCYRLTGDLIPSAKDWIGIYKVGWDSVQKYSCYQWVKPCLDYKGLDPLNHQIVFEEYYLPKDDGEFYQFCYLDSSGQVRGASTPFCFQDPAETSADCSLLVISTQEQVEQMEKEKEAILTEMEQLKDEKAILKNELEERLREIHRLRMYIDKLKSNSTGETFPLKEQPESPAQGTLEQPFLSDTVAETKPEQESLTPVNEKYEKALLKITMLKQEKALLEEQVKEKDAELSELRPRAKKAEQDYNRLQDQFQLQQVDMQNMHKENERLYAENKGNNLELEKLQEENKALQASLSKQGPTEGDKSDTKMQILKLTAELTEVRGALRKEIQNRNETIKHAEKAKLEIKEFKMELEKRTVTEESVY, from the exons ATGCATGGCTTCTTCtcgataaacacacacacccctacacaccGATCAGTCAGGAAGTCCAGAGCTGAGTCGCCACAAGGATCAG GTtgtgtcttttttccccccaagctGAAAATGAGCGAGAGCGCAGAGGACATGGAGTCCTCCAGATATTCTCAGGTGGTGTTTGTTGATATTCCTCGCTCCTATCCACTCCACGCTGATGTGATCTGCTGTTACAGGTTGACTGGAGACCTGATACCCAGCGCAAAAGACTGGATAGGCATATACAAG GTTGGCTGGGATTCAGTACAGAAATATTCTTGTTATCAATGGGTGAAGCCTTGTTTGGACTATAAAGGACTTGATCCCCTTAATCACCAAATTGTCTTTGAGG AATACTACCTCCCTAAAGATGATGGTGAGTTTTATCAGTTCTGCTATCTGGACAGCAGTGGTCAAGTGCGAGGAGCGAGCACACCATTCTGCTTCCAAGACCCAGCAGAAACAAGTGCAGACTGCAGCCTTTTAGTGATCTCAACACAG GAGCAAGTGGAGCAgatggagaaggaaaaagaggCCATACTGACTGAAATGGAACAATTAAAAGACGAGaaagcaattttaaaaaatgagctGGAAGAAAGACTGCGAGAGATTCACCGTCTCAGG ATGTACATTGATAAGCTGAAGTCTAATAGTACAGGTGAAACATTTCCACTAAAAGAGCAGCCTGAAAGTCCGGCACAGGGTACCCTAGAGCAGCCATTTCTCTCTGACACTGTGGCAGAAACCAAACCGGAGCAAGAG TCACTGACCCCTGTCAATGAAAAGTATGAGAAAGCATTGCTGAAGATTACTATGCTGAAGCAGGAGAAAGCACTGCTCGAAGAACAGGTCAAGGAGAAGGATGCAGAGCTTTCAGA GCTGAGGCCTAGGGCCAAAAAGGCAGAGCAGGACTATAACAGATTACAGGATCAGTTCCAACTTCAACAG GTTGATATGCAAAATATGCATAAGGAGAATGAAAGATTGTATGCTGAAAACAAGGGAAATAATTTGGAGCTGGAGAAACTGCAGGAAGAAAACAAGGCCTTACAAGCAAGTTTGTCCAAGCAAGGGCCCACTGAGGGGGACAAAAGTGACACGAAG ATGCAGATTCTGAAACTGACTGCTGAGCTTACAGAAGTCCGAGGGGCACTGCGCAAAGAGATCCAAAACAGAAATGAGACTATTAAACATGCAGAAAAAGCCAAGCTAGAGATCAAAGAATTTAAGATGGAGCTTGAGAAAAGGACTGTGACTGAGGaaagtgtttattaa